In a genomic window of Acidimicrobiia bacterium:
- the trpB gene encoding tryptophan synthase subunit beta translates to MAPPGPEPVDLGRFGGFGGRYVPETLAPALDELEREFRAAWGSPEFRDEFAGLLASYAGRPTPVTECHRLSERLGVRVLLKREDLAHTGSHKINNVLGQALLTRQMGKRRVIAETGAGQHGVATATAASLFGLDCMVFMGAVDVERQALNVWRMRLLGAEVMTVESGSATLKDAINEALRDWVASVESTHYCIGSVVGPHPYPWMVREFQRVVGDEAHEQCRALLGADPDVVVACVGGGSNAIGTFAGYLDTDARLVGVEAGGLGLESGRHGASVTRGVPGVLHGARSLFLQDEDGQILEAHSVSAGLDYPGVGPEHAALAASGRAEYHPATDAEAIAGFQLLAATEGIVPALEPAHAIGWLAREAGGAVPSGATVLVTLSGRGDKDAAYVAEQLTGEPIG, encoded by the coding sequence TTGGCGCCGCCCGGGCCCGAGCCGGTCGACCTCGGGCGCTTCGGCGGCTTCGGCGGCCGCTACGTGCCCGAGACGCTCGCGCCCGCGCTCGACGAGCTCGAGCGGGAGTTCCGGGCCGCCTGGGGGTCGCCCGAGTTCCGGGACGAGTTCGCGGGGCTGCTCGCCTCCTACGCCGGCCGGCCGACCCCCGTCACCGAGTGCCACCGCCTCTCGGAGCGGCTCGGGGTGCGGGTCCTGCTGAAGCGCGAGGACCTGGCGCACACCGGCTCCCACAAGATCAACAACGTGCTCGGCCAGGCGCTGCTCACCCGGCAGATGGGGAAGCGCCGCGTCATCGCCGAGACCGGCGCCGGCCAGCACGGGGTCGCGACCGCGACGGCGGCGTCGCTGTTCGGGCTGGACTGCATGGTGTTCATGGGGGCGGTGGACGTCGAGCGCCAGGCGCTGAACGTGTGGCGGATGCGACTCCTCGGCGCCGAGGTGATGACGGTCGAGTCGGGGAGCGCCACCCTGAAGGACGCCATCAACGAGGCACTGCGCGACTGGGTGGCGAGCGTCGAGTCCACGCACTACTGCATCGGCTCGGTCGTCGGCCCGCACCCGTACCCGTGGATGGTCCGAGAGTTCCAACGGGTCGTCGGCGACGAGGCGCACGAGCAGTGCCGGGCCCTGCTCGGCGCCGACCCCGACGTCGTCGTCGCCTGCGTGGGCGGCGGCTCGAACGCGATCGGCACGTTCGCCGGCTACCTCGACACCGACGCCCGCCTGGTCGGGGTGGAGGCGGGCGGGCTCGGCCTCGAATCGGGCCGGCACGGCGCGTCGGTGACCCGCGGCGTCCCGGGCGTCCTGCACGGGGCCCGCTCCCTCTTCCTCCAGGACGAGGACGGCCAGATCCTGGAGGCCCACTCGGTCAGCGCCGGCCTCGACTACCCGGGCGTCGGGCCCGAGCACGCGGCCCTCGCCGCGTCCGGGCGGGCCGAGTACCACCCCGCGACCGACGCCGAGGCCATCGCCGGGTTCCAGCTCCTGGCCGCGACCGAGGGGATCGTGCCGGCGCTCGAGCCCGCGCACGCGATCGGCTGGCTGGCTCGCGAGGCCGGCGGCGCCGTGCCGTCGGGCGCCACGGTGCTCGTCACCCTCTCGGGGCGCGGGGACAAGGACGCCGCCTACGTGGCCGAGCAGCTGACCGGCGAGCCGATCGGGTGA
- a CDS encoding phosphoribosylanthranilate isomerase: MFVKICGITNEEDALLAVALGADALGFVFAPGSPRQVRAKEVRDIAHRLPPGTTTVGVFRDERRERVVEIVHSIGLTGAQLHGREHASEVRWVAERVPLVIHAFRAGDPALAGAASSNADAVLLDAPEPGSGRVFDWSLAEGVPPGVRVLLAGGLDDSNVGEAIRRVRPWGVDCSSGVETEPGSGRKDPVRLRRFVEAARRAGREVAHDGWAPRRGPGRLYDWSLDERA, encoded by the coding sequence ATGTTCGTGAAGATCTGCGGCATCACGAACGAGGAGGACGCCCTCCTGGCGGTGGCCCTGGGGGCCGACGCCCTCGGGTTCGTGTTCGCGCCCGGCAGCCCCCGCCAGGTCCGGGCCAAGGAGGTCCGCGACATCGCGCACCGGCTCCCGCCGGGCACCACGACGGTCGGCGTGTTCCGCGACGAGCGTCGGGAGCGGGTCGTCGAGATCGTGCACTCGATCGGGCTGACCGGGGCGCAGCTGCACGGCCGGGAGCACGCCTCGGAGGTGCGCTGGGTCGCCGAGCGCGTCCCGCTCGTGATCCACGCCTTCCGCGCCGGGGACCCGGCGCTGGCCGGGGCCGCGAGCAGCAACGCCGACGCCGTGCTCCTCGACGCGCCCGAGCCCGGCTCGGGGCGGGTCTTCGACTGGTCGCTCGCCGAGGGGGTCCCGCCCGGCGTCCGGGTCCTGCTCGCGGGCGGGCTCGACGACTCGAACGTCGGGGAGGCCATCCGGCGGGTGCGGCCGTGGGGCGTGGACTGCTCGAGCGGCGTCGAGACCGAGCCGGGGTCGGGGCGCAAAGACCCGGTGCGGCTCCGCCGCTTCGTAGAGGCGGCCCGCCGCGCCGGCCGCGAGGTCGCGCACGACGGCTGGGCGCCCCGCCGCGGGCCGGGTCGCCTCTACGACTGGTCGCTCGACGAGCGGGCCTAA